The genomic region CGCCGACGAGTACGCCGACGTCCTCTGAGCGCTGCCGCGGTCGGCCGCACCGACAGGGCACGATGTCCCCGTGGCCAGCGCTGAACCTCGACGACGTGCCCGGCGGTCCCGCCCCGACGGGCCGGTGACCCTGGACGACGTCGCCCGTGAGGCGGGGGTGTCCCTGGCCACCGCCTCACGCGTCCTCAACGGCAGCACGCGCGTGGTCGGCGAGGCCCTGCGCGACCGCGTGCACTCGGCCGCGGCCCGGCTCGACTACAGCGCGAACGCCCAGGCCCAGGCGATGGCGCGGGGCCGGTCCGACGTCGTCGGGCTCGTCGTCCACGACATCTCCGACCCGTACTTCTCCTCCCTCGCCGCGGGAGTCATGAACGCGGCCGAGGCGGCGGGCGTCATCGTCACGCTGTCGGTGACGCGCGGGGACGCCGACCGCGAGGTCGCCCACGTCGCGGCCCTGCGCCGGCAGCGCGTGCGCGCGGTCATCCTCGCCGGGTCGCGCTGGGCCGACGCCGAACGCACCGACGCCCTGCGCACCGAGCTCGAGGCGTTCCGCACCGGCGGCGGCCAGGTCGCGGCGGCGACGCAGGACGTCCTGGGGGTCGACAGCGTCCTGGTGGACAACGAGGGCGGGGCGCGGCGGCTCACCGAGGCCGTCGTCGACCTGGGGTACCGGGAGTTCTGGTTGCTGCAGGGCCCCGACAACCTCGTGACCGCGCGGGACCGCACGGCGGGTTTCCTCGCCGGTCTCGCCGCCCGCGGGATCGAGCCGGCGCACCGGGTGTCGGGGCCCTTCACCCGCGACGGCGCCTACGAGGCGGTGGCGGCGCTGCTCGCCGACCGGCCGCGACGCCGGCGGACCGCGCCCCCGCCGGTGCTGCTCGCGGCCAACGACGTCATGGCCGTCGGGGCCATCGCCGCGGCGCGCGACGCCGGCCTCGACGTGCCGCGGGACCTCGCCGTCGCCGGCTTCGACGACATCCCGACGCTGCGCGACATCGCGCCGGCGCTGACGACGGTCCGCCTGCCGCTCACCG from Kineococcus endophyticus harbors:
- a CDS encoding LacI family DNA-binding transcriptional regulator; protein product: MASAEPRRRARRSRPDGPVTLDDVAREAGVSLATASRVLNGSTRVVGEALRDRVHSAAARLDYSANAQAQAMARGRSDVVGLVVHDISDPYFSSLAAGVMNAAEAAGVIVTLSVTRGDADREVAHVAALRRQRVRAVILAGSRWADAERTDALRTELEAFRTGGGQVAAATQDVLGVDSVLVDNEGGARRLTEAVVDLGYREFWLLQGPDNLVTARDRTAGFLAGLAARGIEPAHRVSGPFTRDGAYEAVAALLADRPRRRRTAPPPVLLAANDVMAVGAIAAARDAGLDVPRDLAVAGFDDIPTLRDIAPALTTVRLPLTDIGHRLFDLVDSADGGPARFEHVEGDVLLRASTPALS